The Bombus huntii isolate Logan2020A chromosome 1, iyBomHunt1.1, whole genome shotgun sequence genome contains a region encoding:
- the LOC126873164 gene encoding eukaryotic translation initiation factor 3 subunit A isoform X2, producing the protein MLAYIETKEKTNQARKQSQQAVIDIDDLDNLATPESILLSAVSGEDAQDRSDRTILTPWVKFLWESYCQCLELLRTNAHVETLYHDIARMAFQFCLEYNRKTEFRKLCEKLRKHLEEICKLPALVSNVSMNRAETQQLNLETRLNQLDSAIQMELWQEAFKSSEDVHGMMNLSKKLPVPKTMANYYQKLAMVFWKAGNYLFHAAALFKLLQLSREMKKNMSLEEQQRMANRVLLATLSIPLPSAHPEFDRFIETDKSPLEKAQKLATLLGLTQPPTRVSLLKDIVRLNIVNLASPQLQELYSWLEVEFHPLELCSRVDSVIQTLQADENSPLIQYVPALQDVTLVRLVHQISQVYQTIQFARLLELAKFTTDFHLERLLVDCVRYNDMQIRISHGKKCVHFGVDLSEAQREDHPDGPVLQAMPSEQIRCQLVNMATVLHRAINIINPNKKKMEREKLRSAMVSHYHETKMKEHQRILGRHKIIEERKEYIEHINTVREEEEMRRQEELQRQQMLAEQKRLEQEREERERKRQQSEIQQIKDRHLKEKMQQISQTSHGQKVLKKLDEDEIKKLDAEQIAAREAEELQKERREMQQKLKSQEKKIDYLERAKRLEEIPLLEKAVEEKMELAKQRWEQQEAERIAAAIEERQQAVATRERMARMKEDHDIFLAKILAERKSIYLEKLKEFERVLNEERVSRLLKRKMERKAERKAKWEKERAEAIERRRLEELRIKQEEEKRRLEEERAKREEEERLRRAEEEAREAERLAKIEKQAEITRAREAEIERKLEEERQRDKEITRWRGGGERHRIPERPVEMSWRRPVDAKDDGMKEESTRWKRRDAREGQDNKWRRDDDKPKKDTIERWRKDDYDKDDTRDRIDKDRGMDGRPMRDIPRDPLSDGPRNRGRMPDRRGGGGGGGGGGGGGGGGGGRTRSQNWRDKSDTIQNSPRDFPRRDEKRDDTKDDRLPPKHDERRRPPEDDGWSQVSRR; encoded by the exons AAGAAAAAACGAATCAAGCGCGGAAACAGAGTCAACAGGCTGTTATAGATATAGATGATCTTGATAACTTAGCCACGCCTGAAAGCATACTGTTGTCGGCAGTCAGTGGCGAAGATGCGCAAGATCGAAGTGATCGCACTATTCTGACGCCATGGGTGAAATTTCTATGGGAATCTTATTGCCAGTGCTTAGAATTATTAAGAACCAATGCTCATGTTGAAACGTTGTATCATGATATCGCACGTATGGCCTTCCAGTTTTGTCTTGAATATAATCGTAAGACTGAATTTCGTAAATTGTGCGAAAAACTACGCAAACACTTAGAGGAGATTTGTAAACTACCGGCGCTAGTTTCAAACGTTTCCATGAACAGGGCGGAGACGCAACAGCTAAATTTGGAAACGCGTTTGAATCAACTTGATTCTGCAATACAAATGGAGCTATGGCAAGAAGCATTCAAATCCTCCGAAGATGTACATGGTATGATGAATTTATCTAAGAAACTTCCAGTACCAAAAACCATGGCCAACTATTACCAGAAATTAGCCATGGTTTTCTGGAAGGCAGGTAACTATCTATTCCATGCTGCCGCATTGTTTAAATTGCTGCAACTCTCCCGCgaaatgaaaaagaatatGTCTTTGGAAGAACAGCAGAGAATGGCCAATCGTGTCTTATTGGCCACCCTATCTATCCCACTGCCATCAGCGCACCCTGAATTTGATCGTTTTATAGAAACAGACAAGAGTCCATTAGAGAAAGCTCAGAAACTTGCTACACTTCTAGGACTCACTCAGCCACCAACGAGAGTTTCCTTGCTTAAAGACATTGTTCGCTTGAACATTGTTAATTTAGCATCACCACAATTGCAAGAATTGTATTCATGGCTTGAGGTCGAGTTTCATCCTCTGGAGCTATGTAGCCGAGTAGATTCTGTCATTCAAACGCTACAAGCAGACGAAAATAGTCCATTGATTCAGTATGTCCCAGCTTTACAAGATGTAACACTTGTACGTCTGGTTCATCAAATATCGCAGGTTTATCAAACGATACAATTCGCTAGGCTTTTGGAACTCGCCAAATTTACGACAGACTTCCATCTAGAACGTCTGCTGGTGGATTGTGTAAGATACAACGACATGCAGATAAGGATTAGTCATGGAAAGAAGTGTGTGCACTTTGGAGTTGATTTGTCGGAAGCTCAGAGAGAAGATCATCCCGATGGTCCCGTGTTACAAGCAATGCCTTCTGAACAGATTCGCTGTCAACTTGTAAATATGGCCACCGTGCTGCATCGAGCGATCAATATTATTAATCCGAATAAGAAGAAGATGGAGCGAGAGAAATTGCGTTCTGCCATGGTAAGCCATTATCATGAAACCAAAATGAAAGAACACCAGAGAATCCTAGGAAGACACAAgattatagaagaaagaaaagaatatattGAACATATTAATACAGTCCGTGAGGAAGAGGAAATGCGAAGGCAGGAAGAGCTCCAGAGGCAGCAAATGTTAGCAGAGCAGAAGAGACTCGAACAAGAGAGAGAAGAACGTGAGAGGAAGCGACAACAGAGTGAAATCCAACAAATCAAGGATAGACATTTGAAGGAAAAGATGCAACAGATATCTCAAACTAGTCATGGTCAGAAGGTACTGAAGAAATTGGATGAAGATGAAATCAAGAAACTAGATGCAGAACAAATTGCAGCTCGAGAAGCAGAAGAATTGCAGAAAGAACGTAGGGAGATGCAGCAGAAATTGAAGTCACAGGAGAAGAAAATAGATTACCTGGAACGTGCTAAACGTTTAGAAGAAATACCACTACTAGAGAAAGCAGTCGAAGAAAAAATGGAATTAGCTAAACAACGCTGGGAACAACAGGAAGCTGAACGAATTGCTGCAGCCATTGAGGAGAGACAGCAGGCTGTTGCTACTCGTGAACGTATGGCAAGGATGAAGGAGGATCATGATATTTTCTTAGCGAAAATTTTGGCCGAGCGTAAGAGTATTTATTTAGAGAAGTTGAAAGAATTTGAGAGAGTATTGAACGAGGAGAGAGTTAGCAGATTGCTGAAACGTAAGATGGAGCGTAAGGCTGAAAGAAAAGCAAAATGGGAAAAGGAACGAGCTGAAGCTATTGAAAGAAGACGTCTAGAGGAATTGCGTATTAAACAGGAGGAAGAGAAACGACGTTTGGAGGAGGAAAGAGCTAagagagaagaggaagagagattGAGACGCGCAGAGGAAGAAGCGAGGGAAGCTGAACGTCTAGCTAAGATTGAAAAACAGGCAGAGATTACTAGGGCTAGAGAAGCTGAAatagaacgaaagttagaagAGGAGAGACAAAGGGACAAGGAAATAACCAGATGGAGAGGAGGTGGAGAACGTCATCGTATACCAGAAAGGCCAG TTGAAATGTCATGGCGTCGTCCTGTTGATGCAAAAGATGACGGTATGAAGGAAGAATCCACTCGCTGGAAAAGACGGGACGCGAGAGAGGGACAAGATAATAAATGGCGAAGGGATGACGATAAACCGAAGAAAGATACCATCGAGAGATGGAGAAAAGACGATTACGATAAGGATGATACAAGGGATCGGATAGATAAAGATCGTGGAATGGATGGACGTCCA aTGCGTGACATTCCACGTGATCCGTTATCTGATGGACCTCGTAATCGTGGCAGAATGCCTGATCGTCGTGGAGGTGGTGGCGGCGGTGGTGGTGGCGGAGGTggtggcggcggtggcggtggtAGAACGCGTAGTCAAAATTGGCGCGATAAAAGCGATACAATACAAAATTCGCCTCGAGACTTTCCGAGACGCGATGAAAA gCGAGATGATACTAAAGATGATAGACTTCCACCAAAACACGATGAGAGAAGACGACCGCCTGAAGACGATGGATGGTCACAGGTGAGCCGGCGTTAA
- the LOC126873164 gene encoding eukaryotic translation initiation factor 3 subunit A isoform X1 — translation MARYGQRPENALKRANEFIEVGKPARALDTLQEVFRNKKWTYNWSESVLEPIMFKYLDLCVELKKSHIAKEGLFQYRNMFQSVNVGSLENVIRGYLRMAEEKTNQARKQSQQAVIDIDDLDNLATPESILLSAVSGEDAQDRSDRTILTPWVKFLWESYCQCLELLRTNAHVETLYHDIARMAFQFCLEYNRKTEFRKLCEKLRKHLEEICKLPALVSNVSMNRAETQQLNLETRLNQLDSAIQMELWQEAFKSSEDVHGMMNLSKKLPVPKTMANYYQKLAMVFWKAGNYLFHAAALFKLLQLSREMKKNMSLEEQQRMANRVLLATLSIPLPSAHPEFDRFIETDKSPLEKAQKLATLLGLTQPPTRVSLLKDIVRLNIVNLASPQLQELYSWLEVEFHPLELCSRVDSVIQTLQADENSPLIQYVPALQDVTLVRLVHQISQVYQTIQFARLLELAKFTTDFHLERLLVDCVRYNDMQIRISHGKKCVHFGVDLSEAQREDHPDGPVLQAMPSEQIRCQLVNMATVLHRAINIINPNKKKMEREKLRSAMVSHYHETKMKEHQRILGRHKIIEERKEYIEHINTVREEEEMRRQEELQRQQMLAEQKRLEQEREERERKRQQSEIQQIKDRHLKEKMQQISQTSHGQKVLKKLDEDEIKKLDAEQIAAREAEELQKERREMQQKLKSQEKKIDYLERAKRLEEIPLLEKAVEEKMELAKQRWEQQEAERIAAAIEERQQAVATRERMARMKEDHDIFLAKILAERKSIYLEKLKEFERVLNEERVSRLLKRKMERKAERKAKWEKERAEAIERRRLEELRIKQEEEKRRLEEERAKREEEERLRRAEEEAREAERLAKIEKQAEITRAREAEIERKLEEERQRDKEITRWRGGGERHRIPERPVEMSWRRPVDAKDDGMKEESTRWKRRDAREGQDNKWRRDDDKPKKDTIERWRKDDYDKDDTRDRIDKDRGMDGRPMRDIPRDPLSDGPRNRGRMPDRRGGGGGGGGGGGGGGGGGGRTRSQNWRDKSDTIQNSPRDFPRRDEKRDDTKDDRLPPKHDERRRPPEDDGWSQVSRR, via the exons ATGGCGCGATATGGACAAAGACCTGAGAATGCTCTGAAAAGAGCAAATG AATTCATTGAAGTAGGCAAGCCAGCCCGAGCATTAGATACTTTGCAAGAAGTCTTCCGCAATAAAAAATGGACATACAATTGGTCAGAATCGGTATTGGAACCGATAATGTTCAAATACTTGGACTTATGTGTGGAGCTGAAGAAATCGCACATAGCAAAGGAAGGCCTATTTCAGTATCGAAATATGTTCCAATCTGTAAATGTTGGAAGTTTAGAAAATGTCATACGTGGATACTTACGCATGGCAGAAGAAAAAACGAATCAAGCGCGGAAACAGAGTCAACAGGCTGTTATAGATATAGATGATCTTGATAACTTAGCCACGCCTGAAAGCATACTGTTGTCGGCAGTCAGTGGCGAAGATGCGCAAGATCGAAGTGATCGCACTATTCTGACGCCATGGGTGAAATTTCTATGGGAATCTTATTGCCAGTGCTTAGAATTATTAAGAACCAATGCTCATGTTGAAACGTTGTATCATGATATCGCACGTATGGCCTTCCAGTTTTGTCTTGAATATAATCGTAAGACTGAATTTCGTAAATTGTGCGAAAAACTACGCAAACACTTAGAGGAGATTTGTAAACTACCGGCGCTAGTTTCAAACGTTTCCATGAACAGGGCGGAGACGCAACAGCTAAATTTGGAAACGCGTTTGAATCAACTTGATTCTGCAATACAAATGGAGCTATGGCAAGAAGCATTCAAATCCTCCGAAGATGTACATGGTATGATGAATTTATCTAAGAAACTTCCAGTACCAAAAACCATGGCCAACTATTACCAGAAATTAGCCATGGTTTTCTGGAAGGCAGGTAACTATCTATTCCATGCTGCCGCATTGTTTAAATTGCTGCAACTCTCCCGCgaaatgaaaaagaatatGTCTTTGGAAGAACAGCAGAGAATGGCCAATCGTGTCTTATTGGCCACCCTATCTATCCCACTGCCATCAGCGCACCCTGAATTTGATCGTTTTATAGAAACAGACAAGAGTCCATTAGAGAAAGCTCAGAAACTTGCTACACTTCTAGGACTCACTCAGCCACCAACGAGAGTTTCCTTGCTTAAAGACATTGTTCGCTTGAACATTGTTAATTTAGCATCACCACAATTGCAAGAATTGTATTCATGGCTTGAGGTCGAGTTTCATCCTCTGGAGCTATGTAGCCGAGTAGATTCTGTCATTCAAACGCTACAAGCAGACGAAAATAGTCCATTGATTCAGTATGTCCCAGCTTTACAAGATGTAACACTTGTACGTCTGGTTCATCAAATATCGCAGGTTTATCAAACGATACAATTCGCTAGGCTTTTGGAACTCGCCAAATTTACGACAGACTTCCATCTAGAACGTCTGCTGGTGGATTGTGTAAGATACAACGACATGCAGATAAGGATTAGTCATGGAAAGAAGTGTGTGCACTTTGGAGTTGATTTGTCGGAAGCTCAGAGAGAAGATCATCCCGATGGTCCCGTGTTACAAGCAATGCCTTCTGAACAGATTCGCTGTCAACTTGTAAATATGGCCACCGTGCTGCATCGAGCGATCAATATTATTAATCCGAATAAGAAGAAGATGGAGCGAGAGAAATTGCGTTCTGCCATGGTAAGCCATTATCATGAAACCAAAATGAAAGAACACCAGAGAATCCTAGGAAGACACAAgattatagaagaaagaaaagaatatattGAACATATTAATACAGTCCGTGAGGAAGAGGAAATGCGAAGGCAGGAAGAGCTCCAGAGGCAGCAAATGTTAGCAGAGCAGAAGAGACTCGAACAAGAGAGAGAAGAACGTGAGAGGAAGCGACAACAGAGTGAAATCCAACAAATCAAGGATAGACATTTGAAGGAAAAGATGCAACAGATATCTCAAACTAGTCATGGTCAGAAGGTACTGAAGAAATTGGATGAAGATGAAATCAAGAAACTAGATGCAGAACAAATTGCAGCTCGAGAAGCAGAAGAATTGCAGAAAGAACGTAGGGAGATGCAGCAGAAATTGAAGTCACAGGAGAAGAAAATAGATTACCTGGAACGTGCTAAACGTTTAGAAGAAATACCACTACTAGAGAAAGCAGTCGAAGAAAAAATGGAATTAGCTAAACAACGCTGGGAACAACAGGAAGCTGAACGAATTGCTGCAGCCATTGAGGAGAGACAGCAGGCTGTTGCTACTCGTGAACGTATGGCAAGGATGAAGGAGGATCATGATATTTTCTTAGCGAAAATTTTGGCCGAGCGTAAGAGTATTTATTTAGAGAAGTTGAAAGAATTTGAGAGAGTATTGAACGAGGAGAGAGTTAGCAGATTGCTGAAACGTAAGATGGAGCGTAAGGCTGAAAGAAAAGCAAAATGGGAAAAGGAACGAGCTGAAGCTATTGAAAGAAGACGTCTAGAGGAATTGCGTATTAAACAGGAGGAAGAGAAACGACGTTTGGAGGAGGAAAGAGCTAagagagaagaggaagagagattGAGACGCGCAGAGGAAGAAGCGAGGGAAGCTGAACGTCTAGCTAAGATTGAAAAACAGGCAGAGATTACTAGGGCTAGAGAAGCTGAAatagaacgaaagttagaagAGGAGAGACAAAGGGACAAGGAAATAACCAGATGGAGAGGAGGTGGAGAACGTCATCGTATACCAGAAAGGCCAG TTGAAATGTCATGGCGTCGTCCTGTTGATGCAAAAGATGACGGTATGAAGGAAGAATCCACTCGCTGGAAAAGACGGGACGCGAGAGAGGGACAAGATAATAAATGGCGAAGGGATGACGATAAACCGAAGAAAGATACCATCGAGAGATGGAGAAAAGACGATTACGATAAGGATGATACAAGGGATCGGATAGATAAAGATCGTGGAATGGATGGACGTCCA aTGCGTGACATTCCACGTGATCCGTTATCTGATGGACCTCGTAATCGTGGCAGAATGCCTGATCGTCGTGGAGGTGGTGGCGGCGGTGGTGGTGGCGGAGGTggtggcggcggtggcggtggtAGAACGCGTAGTCAAAATTGGCGCGATAAAAGCGATACAATACAAAATTCGCCTCGAGACTTTCCGAGACGCGATGAAAA gCGAGATGATACTAAAGATGATAGACTTCCACCAAAACACGATGAGAGAAGACGACCGCCTGAAGACGATGGATGGTCACAGGTGAGCCGGCGTTAA
- the LOC126876312 gene encoding DENN domain-containing protein 10-like isoform X1, producing MAPLTDLLSCSIIEKDSNGDILWTWSYPIVSESQKAVVGRKCNLEVEHNSPQVFVFSRHKYDWFYIHCSEVFDSDKLPKLSLEQVKQFALVLFAKDFNPRKYEVLSRVLSKMYCKTGKPTEILQLYLSVFTKGSCSTQENGTFVSDNFNSHCFTNNTNVREMIKTFELETILIYTALLLKKRIVVYHHSLEQLLKWIGIFPALMKHRKVTDNLFPWIDLIDDELAELKGLSHYIAGCRNSSISSRTDLFDLLVNIPAREITVASHAKESLTMTKTHKEIALFMIQLSENQSYIESQIISEINDKTQDLLNQLKSLAVVQGPDGRKMVSAQTLKEKNLPSAVENFLINLAVAENLFLL from the exons ATGGCACCTCTTACGGATTTACTCTCATGTAGCATAATTGAGAAAGATTCCAACGGTGATATATTATGGACCTGGTCTTATCCAATCGTTTCAGAATCTCAAAAAGCAGTTGTTGGAAGAAAATGTAACTTAGAAGTAGAACACAACTCCCCTCAAGTATTTGTATTCTCAAGACACAAATACGATTGGTTCTATATACACTGTAGTGAAGTATTTGATTCGGATAAATTACCAAAA TTATCTTTGGAACAGGTAAAGCAATTTGCATTGGTTTTGTTTGCCAAAGACTTTAATCCAAGGAAATATGAGGTTCTTTCAAGAGTCCTCAGCAAAATGTATTGCAAGACTGGCAAGCCAACAGAAATACTACAGTTATATCTCTCGGTATTTACAAAAGGATCATGTTCTACTCAAGAAAATGGAACATTTGTTTCTGATAACTTTAATAGCCATTGCTTTACAAACAACACAAATGTCAGAGAAATGATTAAAACATTTGAATTGGAAACAATCTTGATATACACTGCTCTTCTTTTGAAAAAACGGATTGTAGTCTATCATCATAGCTTGGAACAACTTTTAAAATGGATTGGAATATTTCCTGCATTAATGAAGCATCGTAAAGTCACTGATAATTTGTTTCCTTGGATTGATCTAATCGATGATGAATTGGCAGAACTAAAA ggtCTTTCACACTACATTGCTGGCTGTAGAAACAGTTCCATTTCATCAAGAACAGATTTATTTGATCTACTTGTAAATATTCCAGCTAGAGAGATTACAGTCGCATCACATGCAAAAG AAAGCCTAACAATGACAAAAACGCATAAAGAAATAGCTCTATTCATGATCCAACTAAGCGAAAACCAATCCTACATAGAAAGCCAAATAATATCCGAGATAAATGACAAAACTCAAGACCTGTTGAATCAGTTGAAATCATTGGCGGTAGTTCAAGGACCTGACggaagaaaaatggtatcAGCACAAACgctgaaagaaaagaatctaCCATCAGCAgtagaaaattttctaatcaACTTAGCTGTAgctgaaaatttgtttttattgtaa
- the LOC126876312 gene encoding DENN domain-containing protein 10-like isoform X2, with the protein MAPLTDLLSCSIIEKDSNGDILWTWSYPIVSESQKAVVGRKCNLEVEHNSPQVFVFSRHKYDWFYIHCSEVFDSDKLPKVKQFALVLFAKDFNPRKYEVLSRVLSKMYCKTGKPTEILQLYLSVFTKGSCSTQENGTFVSDNFNSHCFTNNTNVREMIKTFELETILIYTALLLKKRIVVYHHSLEQLLKWIGIFPALMKHRKVTDNLFPWIDLIDDELAELKGLSHYIAGCRNSSISSRTDLFDLLVNIPAREITVASHAKESLTMTKTHKEIALFMIQLSENQSYIESQIISEINDKTQDLLNQLKSLAVVQGPDGRKMVSAQTLKEKNLPSAVENFLINLAVAENLFLL; encoded by the exons ATGGCACCTCTTACGGATTTACTCTCATGTAGCATAATTGAGAAAGATTCCAACGGTGATATATTATGGACCTGGTCTTATCCAATCGTTTCAGAATCTCAAAAAGCAGTTGTTGGAAGAAAATGTAACTTAGAAGTAGAACACAACTCCCCTCAAGTATTTGTATTCTCAAGACACAAATACGATTGGTTCTATATACACTGTAGTGAAGTATTTGATTCGGATAAATTACCAAAA GTAAAGCAATTTGCATTGGTTTTGTTTGCCAAAGACTTTAATCCAAGGAAATATGAGGTTCTTTCAAGAGTCCTCAGCAAAATGTATTGCAAGACTGGCAAGCCAACAGAAATACTACAGTTATATCTCTCGGTATTTACAAAAGGATCATGTTCTACTCAAGAAAATGGAACATTTGTTTCTGATAACTTTAATAGCCATTGCTTTACAAACAACACAAATGTCAGAGAAATGATTAAAACATTTGAATTGGAAACAATCTTGATATACACTGCTCTTCTTTTGAAAAAACGGATTGTAGTCTATCATCATAGCTTGGAACAACTTTTAAAATGGATTGGAATATTTCCTGCATTAATGAAGCATCGTAAAGTCACTGATAATTTGTTTCCTTGGATTGATCTAATCGATGATGAATTGGCAGAACTAAAA ggtCTTTCACACTACATTGCTGGCTGTAGAAACAGTTCCATTTCATCAAGAACAGATTTATTTGATCTACTTGTAAATATTCCAGCTAGAGAGATTACAGTCGCATCACATGCAAAAG AAAGCCTAACAATGACAAAAACGCATAAAGAAATAGCTCTATTCATGATCCAACTAAGCGAAAACCAATCCTACATAGAAAGCCAAATAATATCCGAGATAAATGACAAAACTCAAGACCTGTTGAATCAGTTGAAATCATTGGCGGTAGTTCAAGGACCTGACggaagaaaaatggtatcAGCACAAACgctgaaagaaaagaatctaCCATCAGCAgtagaaaattttctaatcaACTTAGCTGTAgctgaaaatttgtttttattgtaa